The following coding sequences are from one Anguilla rostrata isolate EN2019 chromosome 16, ASM1855537v3, whole genome shotgun sequence window:
- the LOC135242278 gene encoding cocaine- and amphetamine-regulated transcript protein-like isoform X2 — translation MESSRLWTRAVVCAVLLFVLGGAETNDSDMDLELETRALTDFYRKDPNLTDEKQLLGALQDVLEKLQKKRIPSWEKKFGQVPTCDVGEQCAVRKGARIGKMCDCPRRAFCNFFLLKCL, via the exons ATGGAGAGCTCAAGACTGTGGACAAGAGCGGTGGTCTGCGCCGTGTTGCTGTTCGTACTCGGTGGCGCTGAAACGAATGACTCGGACATGGATTTAGAACTTGAAACAAGAGCTTTAACGGACTTCTACCGCAAAGATCCGAACCTCACCGACGAAAAACAGCTT CTCGGGGCTCTGCAAGACGTTCTAgaaaaacttcagaaaaaacGAATTCCATCTTGGGAAAAGAAATTCGGCCAAGTTCCCACG TGCGACGTGGGAGAGCAGTGTGCTGTGAGAAAGGGAGCACGAATCGGCAAGATGTGTGACTGTCCGCGCCGGGCGTTTTGCAACTTTTTCCTTTTGAAGTGCCTGTAA
- the LOC135242278 gene encoding cocaine- and amphetamine-regulated transcript protein-like isoform X1 — MAFILFNVCVGARSLSPCDRQRCSPALPHLPPRDVSPASISAFRTMESSRLWTRAVVCAVLLFVLGGAETNDSDMDLELETRALTDFYRKDPNLTDEKQLLGALQDVLEKLQKKRIPSWEKKFGQVPTCDVGEQCAVRKGARIGKMCDCPRRAFCNFFLLKCL, encoded by the exons atggcgtttattttatttaatgtttgtgtgggtgcgcgctctctctctccatgcgacagacaacggtgttccccggcactgccgcatctccctcccagggatGTCTCACCGGCGT CGATATCAGCGTTCAGAACCATGGAGAGCTCAAGACTGTGGACAAGAGCGGTGGTCTGCGCCGTGTTGCTGTTCGTACTCGGTGGCGCTGAAACGAATGACTCGGACATGGATTTAGAACTTGAAACAAGAGCTTTAACGGACTTCTACCGCAAAGATCCGAACCTCACCGACGAAAAACAGCTT CTCGGGGCTCTGCAAGACGTTCTAgaaaaacttcagaaaaaacGAATTCCATCTTGGGAAAAGAAATTCGGCCAAGTTCCCACG TGCGACGTGGGAGAGCAGTGTGCTGTGAGAAAGGGAGCACGAATCGGCAAGATGTGTGACTGTCCGCGCCGGGCGTTTTGCAACTTTTTCCTTTTGAAGTGCCTGTAA
- the LOC135242278 gene encoding cocaine- and amphetamine-regulated transcript protein-like isoform X3, whose amino-acid sequence MFVWVRALSLHATDNGVPRHCRISLPGMSHRRLGALQDVLEKLQKKRIPSWEKKFGQVPTCDVGEQCAVRKGARIGKMCDCPRRAFCNFFLLKCL is encoded by the exons atgtttgtgtgggtgcgcgctctctctctccatgcgacagacaacggtgttccccggcactgccgcatctccctcccagggatGTCTCACCGGCGT CTCGGGGCTCTGCAAGACGTTCTAgaaaaacttcagaaaaaacGAATTCCATCTTGGGAAAAGAAATTCGGCCAAGTTCCCACG TGCGACGTGGGAGAGCAGTGTGCTGTGAGAAAGGGAGCACGAATCGGCAAGATGTGTGACTGTCCGCGCCGGGCGTTTTGCAACTTTTTCCTTTTGAAGTGCCTGTAA